CAGCACAAAAATTCCAGAGATTCCTGGAGGATCCCGAATCCGGCCTGAACGTATTGCTATACAGTCAGTTTCATGACAGCGCTGTCAGCGCAGGCCGATAACCGGGCCAATCGAAACCCGACTGGGCAATTGGCCGGGAATTACGCTGGAATTTCCACTGGGCCGCGGGATCAGGGAATCGTTGTATGGGTGTTTGGCGATTCCGAAACTGCCGTACGGATGGCGGTCATCCTTTTCGTAATTGTGCGGGTCGGCCGGGGCCTTGGGGCCGTTGAGCATGACGCTGTCGCCGGGCTGCGGCGGTGCAGTCCAAGACGGTGCGGCGCTGGCCGGGGCGGCCATGCCGATGGTCACAGCGGCCAGTCCACCGGCGAGTGCTGAACTCAGCAGAATCTTTTTCATCGCATCTCCACCTCTTCTTCAATTCCGTCTGCGCTCCGCCGGCGGAGGACTTCGTGATCTGCACAGTGGAACCAGGTCGTGGAGGGTTTTCTTCCTGGTGATTCGAAGGTTGGCTGCATGTTGTCGGTGAGCTGGCAGAAACTTGCGGAAAACGGAGCGTTAACAGCCCGTTGTGGTACCAACAGGCATGCGGCTCCTGCCTGCCTTCGGTGTGATGGCCCTCTTGGCCGGGTGCGGCGCGCCGGTCGGACCGGACGGCGGCGCGGCGACGTCATCGACTCATGCCGCGGCGACCGACGGTGAGGCGGCCGTCGTCGACCCCGATCGCGTCAAGCGCGTTCGCAAGGATCTCCCGGCTGGGTACGAGGTCGGGGATGTCTCCGACGTCACCTCACCGGCGACGTTCTGGGGCATGCGCCCGGGTTGGGAGGCCGAGCCGGCCCGGTGTGCGGAACTGGTGAACGCCGCCGACGGCGGCATCGCTCGAGGGCTTGCAAGTTCCGGCGACGGCGGTCAACTCTATGTCGTCATCGCGGCGGCGCCGGGCGGCCGCCGGGTGGCGCCGGAGCCCGTTCTGATGGCCGGGTGCGGGGAGTGGGCAGCGTCGTTCGGGCGTTCGGTCGCCGCCGTCACGCAGGCGCCCGCCGCGCCGATCGACGGGGCCGACGGGACCGTCGCGATGGCCGTGTCGATTCGCACGCTGGTCGAGTCCGGGACCGAAACAGCCTCCGAGGCCCACACCTACATCGCATACGTGGACGCGGCCGTCATCTCGGCCACTCTCATCGTGGACCCGGGGTCGCCGCATCCTCCGTTGGCGCCGGACTACGCGGCGGATCTGTTGGCCAAAACGGTCGCCGCTGCGCGCGGTTAGCGGGCGCGGATGGGTAGATTGACGCCCGATGTCCATACATAGGGTGCAGGTTGCGGTGTTGGGTGTGGCGCTGCTGGCAGGTTGTGCCGGCGCGGAGGAGGCCGGGACTGCCGACCCGGTCGACATCGCCAAGATCGGCCAGGTCAAGTCGACCTTCGGGCCGGAGTTCGAGGTGACTGAGAAGTCCTCGGGCCTGGACCCGAAGATGCTGGAGAACCAGAAACCTCCGGAAGGGGTGAAGTTCGAGCCGGCCGCGTGCGCGGAGTTCGCGAGCATGCAGACGCTGCCGGCCGACCTCAAAGGCAATATGTCGGCGGTCATCGCCGAGGGTGCCGGCAATCGGCTGGTGGCCATCGCCTTGGAAACCTCGCAACAGGTCCCGCTGAACGACCCCACCGATGAATGTGCGAAGTTTTCCTATGCCGCGGGCGCGACGCGGGGCACCATCGAATCCGTGCCCGCGCCGCCGGTCGACGGGGTTCGGACAATGGGCGTGCACCGGGTGGTGCAGGCCGCCATCGACGGCAAGGTGCAGACCGGGGAGGTCTACAGCTACGTGGCGCAGTTCGGCGATTATCAGGTCATCGTCACTGCCAACCCGCTGGTGGTTCCGGACCAGCCTCCGGCGCCGGTGGACATCAAGCGCGCCGAGGCCCTGCTGGTCGACGCCGTCGCCGCGATTCGCGGCTAGTCCCACTGCTGACGCGCCTGCATCGAGAGATGCTGTGGCGATGTCGTTTTCGCGCTCGCCCGTCCTCTGAGCTCGTCCCTCGTCCTTTGGCCCGGCCGCCCCGCGCGGTGACTCGGCGGTGCTCGCCGCGTGCGGCCCGGCCGCCGGTTGCCTGATTGGCAAAGCTGGCCGTTCCATATTGATAATGATTGTCATTATCAATATGTTCGCTCCTCGAAGTGTGCGGAACGAGGAATAGGTGAGGTCGGCGCGGTGGGTAGAGCTTGGGGGCGGGTCGGGGTCCTTTCATCGACGGTGGTGCTCGTAGGTGCCTACGGCGCGATCGGTTCGCCACGCGATCCGGCGGTGGAGGCGCTGATTGCGGTCGCTGCCCCTCGGGAGGTCGCGGCTGCGGACACCCCTTTGGCCCTCGTTAGTCAGCACCGCCGGTTGTCGTCGGGCCCCGGGGACAGCGACGACGGCAGCAAGCGTCGCGGCGGCGACAAGGTGGACCGCCCTGCGGCTCGCGGTACGGAGCCCGCTCGGGAGGCGGCCGACCGAACTGACTCGGACGGGGAGGGCTCTGTGCGCAGGTTTGAGCGCAGCGAGCGTCGTGCCCCGGAAATTCGCGGTGGCCAGGGCCGCGACCCGCAGCGCACATTCGGCGAGCGACGAAACGTCAAGGATCGCGAGTGGTCCCGAGGTGGGGACGACCGCGGGCCGGACGCGGCCACTGGTGCTGAGGGCATCGCCGCGGTCCGCGGTCACCGGATCCGTGGGCTCGTGGGAGTTCATCGCGACGACGACGCCCACGACCACGGCCACGAGCATGACGGCGAGTTGGGGGACGACGGCGAGCTTGAACATGACGACGAACCTGGCGCCGGGGGTGGTGATGGGCACGATCACGACCACGGTGGCGACGACCGCGACCACGACGGTGACGGGCACGATCACGACGACGATGGCGACGGGCACGACCACGATCACGATCACGATCACGACGGTGATGGGCACGATCACGGCGACGGTGGTGATGGCGACGGGCACGATCATGACCACGGCGGCGGGGGCCACGACCATGACCATGGCGGCGGTGGTCACAATCATGACCACGGTGGCGGGGGCCACAATCATGACCATGGCGGCGGTGGTCACAATCATGACCACGGTGGCGGGGGCCACGACCACAGCCATGGCCACGCCGGTAAAGGGCTCGAGCACGGGCACGACCACGCGCACGGACACGGGTTTGCAGCGCTACTGGGCGGTCACGCTCATGACCACGTTCATGCGGCGGCGTTCTCCGACCATGACCACGGTGCGCCGGGGCATGACCACAGCCATGGCCACGACGACGCGGCGCACGACCACGACCATGCGGCGCACGGCCACGATGCCGACCACGACCACGACCACATGCACGGCCCCGGCGGCGCCGATGGTCACGATCACACCGCCGACCACGGCCACGACCACGACCATGACCACGCCCATGACCATGATTACGACCATGGCCACGAGCACGGCGGTGCCGAGAAGGTGGTCGACGATCCGGAGGCGCGACCCGCCGGCGCGGAGACGCCATGGGCTTCGCCGTTGTTGTGGACAGTCCTCATCGCTGCGCTCGGCGCCCTGGTCTTGGGCGGTCGCTGCCTCGTCGGCGCGCTGGCGGGCAACGCCGAGATCGCGCGGCGTTGGCAACGCCTGCGGAACAGGACGAAGTAGCCCGTCGGCGTCTAACGCACGCCCCGTGGGCGGAACTGGATGCTGATCCGCGGTCCGACAGGCCGGGCAGTTTTGGGGATGGCGTGCTCCCAGGTGCGCTGACACGAGCCGCCCATCACCAGGAGGTCGCCGTGCCCGTGC
This DNA window, taken from Mycolicibacterium sp. MU0050, encodes the following:
- a CDS encoding DUF5642 family protein, encoding MALLAGCGAPVGPDGGAATSSTHAAATDGEAAVVDPDRVKRVRKDLPAGYEVGDVSDVTSPATFWGMRPGWEAEPARCAELVNAADGGIARGLASSGDGGQLYVVIAAAPGGRRVAPEPVLMAGCGEWAASFGRSVAAVTQAPAAPIDGADGTVAMAVSIRTLVESGTETASEAHTYIAYVDAAVISATLIVDPGSPHPPLAPDYAADLLAKTVAAARG
- a CDS encoding DUF5642 family protein codes for the protein MHRVQVAVLGVALLAGCAGAEEAGTADPVDIAKIGQVKSTFGPEFEVTEKSSGLDPKMLENQKPPEGVKFEPAACAEFASMQTLPADLKGNMSAVIAEGAGNRLVAIALETSQQVPLNDPTDECAKFSYAAGATRGTIESVPAPPVDGVRTMGVHRVVQAAIDGKVQTGEVYSYVAQFGDYQVIVTANPLVVPDQPPAPVDIKRAEALLVDAVAAIRG